One window of the Pyrus communis chromosome 17, drPyrComm1.1, whole genome shotgun sequence genome contains the following:
- the LOC137723201 gene encoding serine/threonine-protein kinase ATG1c-like isoform X2, with product MAPEIMQLQKYDAKADLWSVGAILFQLVTGRTPFTGNNQIQLLQNIMKATELQFPSDSNNLSSECKDLCQKLLRRNPLERLTFEEFFNHPFLSQQSPYSRSRRESQMAEGFPTSECNAMRNMEESSQEDCLPFLLDDDSSGPEGSPSCSRRSLMNSTYGFSVDTKGDRQEASPTTLYRYGSATRKENSSLRLDGYRSSDRNPTDPLRSVHKKPVNARSRVVDSLELMIDQDYVLVSGPPVDVSSSSASASKPSSSFYKSQSLPRSLTTSSSAPMLITGAAANSNMLCIGSSDSQSSAPGTSLGSTDMGDALEQPSTHCMTRLSSLQQCVSAITELVHEKTEARKHLEAFSIQLVILAIWKQALHICHTQAASAMEGSPSQETARFRTTRKEQRSPDMDESLDVNTQGPEDISSEIQREFLREVEHAEELAKAIEPGHAEMPDAMETIFQSALVFGRHGGVDELMGDMESAAVFYTKAVRLLVFLLVEAPSLILNPPFSLTNTDRYRLRTYIGILNNRQGYSRSQRMAILKCEEQQCPP from the exons ATGGCTCCAGAGATAATGCAACTTCAAAAGTATGATGCAAAG GCAGATCTCTGGAGTGTTGGTGCAATTTTATTTCAACTCGTAACTGGGAGAACCCCATTTACAGGAAACAATCAGATACAG TTGCTTCAGAACATAATGAAAGCAACTGAGTTGCAGTTCCCTTCAGATAGCAACAATTTGAGTTCAGAGTGCAAGGACTTGTGTCAGAAATTGTTACGCCGCAATCcat TGGAACGCCTAACATTTGAAGAGTTTTTTAATCACCCATTTCTATCTCAGCAGTCACCATATTCGAG GAGTAGGAGGGAATCACAAATGGCAGAGGGATTTCCTACATCTGAATGCAATGCAATGAGGAACATGGAGGAAAGTTCTCAAGAAGATTGTCTACCTTTCCTTTTAGATGATGATTCCAGTGGCCCTGAGGGGAGCCCATCCTGTTCAAGGAGGTCCTTGATGAATTCCACTTACGGATTTTCTGTCGATACAAAAGGTGATAGACAGGAAGCATCACCTACCACTTTGTACAGATATGGCAGTGCAACACGTAAAGAAAATTCTAGTCTTAGGTTGGACGGCTATAGATCGTCAGATAGAAATCCAACTGACCCTCTAAGATCTGTGCACAAAAAACCAGTGAATGCTCGATCAAGAG TTGTGGATTCACTGGAGTTGATGATCGATCAAGATTATGTTCTTGTGTCTGGACCTCCAGTTGATGTGTCTTCTTCCTCGGCTAGTGCTTCCAAACCAAGCTCTTCTTTCTACAAATCTCAGAGTCTCCCTCGATCCTTAACCACCTCATCAAGTGCCCCAATGCTAATCACGGGTGCAGCAGCTAATAGTAACATGCTTTGCATAGGAAGCTCAGATAGTCAGAGTTCTGCTCCAGGAACATCACTAGGATCAACGGACATGGGAGATGCTTTGGAGCAGCCATCAACACACTGCATGACAAGGCTTAGTTCATTGCAGCAATGTGTGTCTGCTATTACTGAATTAGTTCATGAAAAG ACTGAGGCAAGGAAGCATCTAGAAGCATTCTCAATTCAGCTTGTAATTCTTGCAATCTGGAAGCAAGCTCTTCATATATGCCATACGCAGGCTGCCTCAGCTATGGAAGGAAGTCCGAGTCAAGAGACTGCAAGATTTAGGACCACCagaaaggagcaaagaagtccTGATATGGACGAAAGCCTTGATGTTAACACTCAAGGACCCGAAGATATTTCTTCTGAGATTCAGCGGGAATTTCTCCGAGAGGTTGAGCATGCAGAAGAACTTGCAAAGGCTATTGAGCCCG GACATGCAGAGATGCCAGATGCAATGGAGACAATATTTCAATCTGCTCTTGTTTTTGGGAGACATGGGGGT GTCGATGAACTCATGGGTGACATGGAAAGTGCCGCAGTGTTTTATACAAAAGCTGTGCGTCTCTTGGTCTTTCTTCTAGTGGAAGCACCATCCCTCATTCTCAACCCGCCCTTTTCCCTGACAAACACTGACCGGTATAGGCTTCGAACTTACATTGGTATACTTAATAATAGGCAAGGTTACTCGAGGTCACAGCGGATGGCGATTTTGAAATGTGAGGAGCAACAGTGCCCTCCTTGA
- the LOC137723441 gene encoding putative receptor protein kinase ZmPK1 codes for MKHQHVRCFLTFAFITLFSLSSSAIPKTRNRLSRGSSLSVQDDSDFLTSPDESFTCGFYGVGTNAFWFSIWFTKSVDRTVVWTANRDRPVNGLGSRLSLGRDGAMVLTDVDGTAVWGPPVNSSSSRADTAVLLDSGNLVLRDKRGKVLWQSFDFPTHTLLPNQPFTKSKKLISTLGKGTFGTGYFSFSFDNDNVLKLMFDGPDTSSLYWPDPDYNVFASGRTSYNSSRVAVLDDLGKFSSSDELQFGASDAGSSAKRRLTMDYDGNLRLYSLESVTGLWVVTWAAMTEPCKVRGICGRNGICIYTPQQKCSCPPGYEVADTSDWKEGCKPMFNRSYLRSQQVKFVQIEQVDFYGFDLNYTESTSFQNCTKLCLDDFRCEGFSYRITEAKCYTKGALFNGYKSPNFPGSMYIRLPLSVKTSLPVNLNASNTCRKNVTKVVPLMYGSTARRVKWVYMYWFAFAIGALEVLFIASAWWLLFRRHSAAAPKEDGYHIISSQFRKFRYAELKKATKNFKEELGRGASGAVYKGVLVDGRVVAVKKLADIYHGEEVFWAEVSTIGKINHMNLVRIWGFCSDKKHKLLVSEHVENGSLDKHLFPPNFLGWQERFKVAIGIAKGLAYLHHECLEWVIHCDVKPENILLDGNFEPKISDFGLAKLTQRGNLSSVFSQIRGTKGYMAPEWALNLPITAKVDVYSFGVVILELVKGIRLSSWVVEDTDDLESELTRFVRVAKWKIQCGKDLWIEDMMDPRLNGQFSRIQAAKMVEIGISCVEEERSKRPTMDSVVKILLECEGESAVASPHDTSNSNLSFRERNM; via the coding sequence atgaaGCACCAACATGTTCGCTGTTTTCTTACCTTTGCGTTCATCACTCTATTCTCCCTCTCTTCTTCTGCAATTCCGAAAACCCGAAACCGTCTTTCGAGAGGCTCTTCTCTCTCCGTCCAAGACGATTCCGACTTCCTAACTTCCCCGGATGAATCCTTCACTTGTGGTTTCTATGGTGTAGGCACAAATGCTTTCTGGTTTTCGATATGGTTTACGAAATCCGTAGACAGAACTGTTGTTTGGACGGCCAACAGAGACAGACCAGTCAACGGCCTAGGCTCCAGACTCTCCCTCGGCCGAGACGGCGCCATGGTCTTGACGGACGTCGATGGTACAGCCGTCTGGGGGCCCCCCGTGAACTCCAGCAGCTCCAGAGCTGACACGGCGGTGCTTTTGGATTCCGGCAACCTTGTCTTGAGAGACAAGCGAGGTAAAGTTCTGTGGCAGAGTTTTGATTTTCCAACTCACACTCTTCTTCCAAACCAACCCTTTACAAAGAGCAAGAAGCTGATATCTACTTTGGGAAAAGGCACTTTTGGGACCGGCTATTTCAGCTTCTCTTTCGACAATGACAATGTTTTGAAGCTCATGTTCGACGGCCCTGACACTTCGAGTTTGTACTGGCCTGATCCGGATTACAACGTTTTCGCTAGCGGTCGAACAAGCTACAACAGCAGCAGGGTTGCTGTTTTGGATGACTTGGGGAAATTTTCCTCCAGTGATGAACTGCAATTCGGAGCTTCTGACGCAGGTTCAAGTGCAAAAAGGCGGTTGACGATGGACTACGATGGAAACCTCAGGCTTTATAGCCTCGAAAGTGTGACAGGGTTGTGGGTGGTCACCTGGGCAGCCATGACGGAGCCGTGTAAGGTGCGTGGGATCTGTGGGAGAAATGGGATTTGTATTTACACGCCGCAGCAGAAATGCTCGTGCCCTCCTGGCTACGAAGTAGCTGACACAAGCGACTGGAAAGAGGGTTGCAAGCCTATGTTTAATCGTTCGTATTTGCGGTCCCAGCAAGTGAAATTCGTGCAGATTGAGCAAGTAGATTTCTATGGCTTTGATCTCAATTATACCGAATCCACCTCGTTCCAAAATTGCACGAAGCTCTGCTTGGATGATTTCCGGTGCGAAGGATTTAGTTATAGGATAACAGAAGCGAAATGTTATACAAAGGGTGCTCTTTTCAATGGGTACAAGTCTCCAAATTTTCCCGGGAGTATGTACATAAGACTGCCTCTGAGTGTGAAAACATCGCTGCCTGTCAATCTCAATGCCTCAAATACGTGCAGGAAGAATGTGACAAAGGTTGTTCCTTTGATGTATGGAAGTACCGCGAGAAGGGTAAAATGGGTGTATATGTATTGGTTTGCTTTTGCAATTGGTGCACTTGAAGTTCTTTTCATAGCTTCGGCCTGGTGGCTACTTTTCCGAAGGCACAGTGCAGCAGCTCCAAAGGAAGATGGATATCACATAATTTCGAGTCAGTTTAGAAAGTTTCGCTACGCTGAGCTCAAGAAAGCAACCAAAAACTTCAAGGAAGAGCTTGGAAGAGGGGCCTCAGGTGCTGTGTACAAGGGCGTTCTGGTGGACGGAAGAGTGGTGGCCGTGAAGAAACTGGCGGACATATACCACGGTGAAGAAGTGTTTTGGGCAGAAGTTAGCACAATTGGGAAAATTAATCACATGAACCTAGTGAGGATTTGGGGATTCTGTTCCGATAAGAAGCACAAACTCCTCGTCTCTGAGCATGTCGAAAATGGCTCATTGGACAAGCACCTGTTCCCCCCAAATTTCCTTGGATGGCAAGAAAGGTTTAAAGTTGCAATTGGAATAGCAAAGGGTTTAGCCTATCTTCATCATGAGTGTCTAGAATGGGTTATCCATTGTGATGTGAAGCCCGAGAACATACTCCTAGATGGAAATTTCGAGCCAAAGATTTCAGATTTCGGGCTAGCAAAGTTAACCCAGAGAGGCAACCTGAGCTCAgttttttctcaaattcgtgGAACGAAAGGGTATATGGCTCCCGAGTGGGCTCTGAACCTTCCAATCACTGCAAAAGTGGATGTTTATAGTTTTGGAGTGGTAATTCTAGAGTTAGTGAAGGGCATTCGCCTTTCAAGTTGGGTAGTTGAAGACACTGATGATCTAGAGTCGGAGTTGACAAGGTTCGTGAGGGTAGCGAAGTGGAAAATTCAATGCGGGAAAGATCTTTGGATCGAGGATATGATGGATCCAAGGCTGAATGGGCAGTTCAGCAGGATCCAAGCTGCAAAGATGGTTGAGATTGGGATTTCCTGTGTGGAGGAAGAGAGGAGCAAAAGACCAACCATGGATTCAGTAGTTAAAATTTTACTAGAATGTGAAGGTGAATCTGCTGTTGCTTCTCCACACGACACAAGTAACAGCAATTTAagctttagagagagaaatatgtaA
- the LOC137722045 gene encoding putative receptor protein kinase ZmPK1 — protein MKHQLVASPNLLSFLTFAFITLFSHSSSATPKTQNSILRGSSLSAKHDSDFLTSPYESFTCGFYGVGTNAYWFSICFIFTKSRDRTVVWTTNRDRPVNGLGSRISFRLDGAMVLTDVDGTTVMASRFSSICCLTVGTDHK, from the exons atgaagcacCAACTTGTTGCATCTCCAAaccttctctcttttcttacCTTTGCATTCATCACTTTATTCTCCCACTCTTCTTCTGCAACTCCGAAAACCCAAAACAGTATTTTGAGAGGCTCTTCGCTCTCCGCCAAACACGATTCTGACTTCCTAACTTCCCCATATGAATCTTTCACTTGTGGTTTCTATGGTGTAGGGACAAATGCTTACTGGTTTTCGATATG ttttataTTTACAAAATCTAGAGACAGAACTGTTGTTTGGACAACCAACAGAGATAGACCAGTCAACGGCCTCGGCTCCAGAATCTCCTTTCGCCTAGACGGTGCCATGGTCTTGACAGATGTCGATGGAACAACCGTCATGGCATCTCGTTTCTCTTCGATATGTTGCCTGACTGTTGGCACCGATCACAAGTAG
- the LOC137722046 gene encoding uncharacterized protein, with translation MPPKLQDPGSFTIPCVIGDFKFNKAFLDLGSSVNLMPFSIYAQLGIGELRRTSISLQLADQSVTSPKGLVEDVLIKVDQFILPADFLVLDMKEDLNIPILHGRPFLATAGALIDVKEGTLKLQVQGESIEFKMFEALKLPADVEECNSIELIAPMSMPTSWRTSLQIC, from the coding sequence ATGCCTCCAAAATTACAAGATCCAGGGAGTTTCACCATCCCATGTGTTATTGGtgattttaaatttaacaaaGCTTTCTTAGACCTTGGTTCCAGTGTTAATCTCATGCCATTTTCTATTTATGCGCAGCTAGGTATTGGAGAGCTACGAAGAACATCCATCTCTTTGCAATTAGCTGATCAATCAGTAACTTCTCCCAAAGGCCTAGTTGAGGACGTTTTGATCAAAGTAGACCAATTCATCTTGCCAGCAGATTTCCTTGTGCTTGACATGAAGGAAGACCTAAACATTCCTATTTTACATGGTCGTCCTTTCCTTGCAACCGCTGGAGCTTTAATTGATGTCAAAGAAGGCACACTCAAGCTGCAAGTTCAAGGAGAATCCATAGAATTCAAGATGTTTGAAGCACTTAAGTTACCAGCCGACGTAGAAGAGTGCAACAGCATCGAGCTTATCGCTCCCATGTCAATGCCAACTTCTTGGAGAACGTCTCTACAGATTTGTTGA